In Nitrospirota bacterium, one DNA window encodes the following:
- the crcB gene encoding fluoride efflux transporter CrcB — MTKIIIVGSGGFLGSVARYLLSGWVYDTMPFAGFPYGTLVVNVLGCLVIGFLGGLAEARNVLGPEIRLFLFIGFLGGFTTFSTFGHETMALFRDAENIKAFANIIFHITICLSAVWIGNAISRAI; from the coding sequence TTGACCAAGATAATTATTGTTGGTTCCGGCGGTTTTTTGGGCTCTGTCGCAAGGTATCTGCTCAGCGGCTGGGTTTATGACACCATGCCCTTTGCAGGATTTCCTTACGGCACGCTCGTGGTCAATGTGCTTGGATGCCTTGTAATAGGTTTTTTAGGCGGGCTTGCCGAGGCAAGAAATGTATTGGGGCCGGAGATCCGCCTCTTCCTGTTTATCGGATTCCTCGGCGGCTTCACGACCTTCTCGACATTCGGCCATGAGACGATGGCGCTCTTCCGCGATGCTGAAAATATAAAAGCCTTTGCAAATATCATTTTTCATATTACAATCTGTCTATCCGCAGTCTGGATCGGCAATGCGATATCACGCGCTATTTAA
- a CDS encoding DUF190 domain-containing protein, with translation MELTETGHLLRIFIGESDKHEGIPLYEWIVRMARESGLAGATVLRGLEGFGAHSRLHTAKILRLSSDLPIVVELIDTAEKIEEFLPMIDGAVKEGLATVEKVGIRFYRSGERL, from the coding sequence ATGGAACTTACAGAGACAGGGCATCTGCTGCGAATCTTCATAGGCGAGAGCGACAAGCATGAAGGCATACCGCTTTATGAATGGATAGTGAGGATGGCGCGTGAGAGCGGGCTTGCTGGCGCGACCGTGCTTAGAGGGCTTGAAGGGTTCGGCGCCCACAGCAGGCTTCATACCGCCAAGATACTGAGGCTTTCAAGCGACCTGCCGATAGTGGTTGAGTTAATAGATACCGCTGAAAAGATAGAAGAGTTCCTGCCGATGATAGACGGCGCTGTGAAGGAAGGGCTTGCGACGGTTGAAAAGGTCGGCATCAGATTTTACAGAAGCGGCGAGCGGCTGTAG
- a CDS encoding branched-chain amino acid ABC transporter permease LivH (LivHMGF is the membrane component of the LIV-I/LS branched-chain amino acid transporter) yields the protein MEYFFELLLGGLTRGSIYALIALGYTMVYGIIELINFAHGEIYMIGAFTALIIASVLTVLGFNEISILFLASAAAVIYSSAYGFTIEKIAYKPLRSAPRLSPLISAIGMSVFLQNYVRLAQTSDFLPFPSLIPEFKFMENYEHIFSSAELAILITTTVVMLILTLVIKYTKIGMAMRATAQDKKMAMLAGVDVNRIISITFIIGSSLAAIGGVLIASHIGQINFNIGFIVGIKAFTAAVLGGIGSIPGAVLGGFFLGWVESLATGYVSSDYEDVFAFALLVLVLIFRPAGILGKSGSQKV from the coding sequence ATGGAATACTTCTTTGAGCTTCTGCTCGGCGGGCTGACGCGCGGGAGCATATACGCGCTTATCGCTCTCGGGTACACGATGGTGTACGGCATTATTGAGCTGATCAATTTTGCGCATGGCGAGATATACATGATCGGCGCCTTCACTGCGCTTATCATCGCGAGCGTCCTAACTGTCTTGGGTTTTAATGAGATATCCATTCTATTTCTCGCTTCTGCAGCAGCTGTCATATACTCATCCGCTTACGGATTTACGATTGAGAAGATAGCTTATAAACCTCTTCGCAGCGCGCCCAGGCTTTCACCGCTTATCAGCGCGATAGGGATGTCTGTATTTCTGCAGAATTATGTGCGCCTTGCCCAGACATCTGACTTTCTCCCTTTTCCGTCGCTCATACCTGAGTTCAAGTTCATGGAGAATTATGAGCATATATTCAGCTCGGCAGAGCTTGCCATACTCATCACCACAACTGTGGTCATGCTGATACTTACACTCGTCATTAAATATACGAAGATCGGGATGGCTATGCGAGCTACTGCACAGGACAAGAAGATGGCGATGCTTGCCGGCGTAGATGTGAACAGGATAATCTCGATAACATTCATTATCGGTTCTTCACTTGCAGCTATCGGCGGGGTGCTTATCGCATCCCATATAGGGCAGATAAATTTCAACATAGGATTTATAGTCGGCATCAAGGCGTTCACAGCTGCCGTGCTCGGCGGTATCGGAAGCATTCCGGGCGCTGTCCTGGGCGGCTTCTTCCTCGGATGGGTCGAGAGCCTTGCGACAGGATATGTATCAAGCGACTATGAAGATGTATTCGCATTCGCCCTGCTGGTTCTGGTTCTCATATTCAGGCCCGCGGGGATACTCGGGAAATCAGGTTCGCAGAAGGTATGA
- a CDS encoding radical SAM protein: MKIREITAKSILSKSQIYDYAINPYVGCAHNCAYCYAKFMKRFTGHTEPWGDFVDVKINAPELLAKEIKKKKIGRVWISGVCDAYQPLEKKYMITKQCLYILAENNWPFTIQTKSPLVLRDIEILKRAGDAEVGFTITTADDKIRKIFEPGAPPINKRIEALAELHSAGIKTFAMIAPILPGAAGLVSKLTGKVDNVLIDRLNYHYADRLFKAHGMMWAMEDGCFLKTGKELMKGFKKEGIPCEMLF; this comes from the coding sequence ATGAAGATCAGGGAGATCACCGCAAAGAGTATCCTTTCTAAATCACAAATCTATGACTACGCAATAAACCCATATGTTGGATGCGCGCATAACTGCGCTTACTGCTACGCCAAGTTCATGAAGAGGTTCACCGGCCATACCGAGCCCTGGGGGGATTTTGTCGATGTAAAGATAAACGCCCCTGAACTTCTGGCAAAAGAGATTAAGAAGAAAAAGATCGGCCGCGTCTGGATAAGCGGCGTCTGCGATGCCTATCAGCCTCTTGAGAAAAAGTATATGATCACGAAGCAATGCCTATACATCCTCGCTGAGAACAACTGGCCTTTTACCATTCAGACCAAGTCCCCGCTTGTACTCAGAGATATTGAGATACTGAAGAGAGCAGGCGATGCCGAGGTCGGTTTCACAATAACAACTGCCGATGACAAGATTAGAAAGATATTCGAGCCCGGCGCCCCGCCCATTAATAAGAGGATAGAGGCATTGGCAGAACTTCACTCCGCAGGGATCAAAACCTTTGCCATGATAGCGCCGATTCTGCCGGGCGCTGCGGGGCTGGTCAGCAAATTAACGGGCAAAGTGGATAATGTGCTCATAGACAGACTGAACTATCATTACGCTGACAGGTTATTCAAAGCACACGGGATGATGTGGGCGATGGAGGATGGTTGTTTCCTGAAGACGGGGAAAGAGTTAATGAAAGGATTTAAAAAAGAAGGAATCCCATGTGAGATGCTTTTTTGA
- the thiE gene encoding thiamine phosphate synthase, with protein MKIHFNKERALYLISDRDTACISHSEIAKTALSAGVRVIQLREKRLSKKEIFSEAVSIRTLTRSYNATFIINDYIDMALAVDADGVHLGQDDMPVKEARKILGKRKIIGISTHSVKQALKAQEEGADYIGFGPVFHTSTKDAGRPKGLKMLEDVRRNVSIPIAAIGGITPDTAAKLLSSGADAVAVGSAILRGDIKKNVVIFLSAIKNHTVIL; from the coding sequence TTGAAGATACACTTCAATAAAGAACGTGCGTTATACCTCATCTCAGACAGGGATACAGCCTGCATCTCGCATTCAGAGATCGCGAAGACGGCGCTCTCAGCAGGAGTGAGAGTAATTCAGCTCAGAGAAAAGCGCCTCAGCAAAAAAGAGATATTTTCTGAAGCAGTATCAATCAGAACCCTTACCCGCAGTTATAACGCTACATTCATCATCAACGACTATATAGACATGGCACTTGCCGTTGATGCCGACGGAGTTCATCTGGGGCAGGATGATATGCCTGTGAAAGAGGCAAGAAAGATATTAGGCAAAAGAAAGATCATCGGCATATCCACGCATTCAGTAAAGCAGGCTCTGAAGGCGCAGGAAGAAGGCGCAGATTATATCGGCTTCGGCCCCGTATTCCACACATCCACAAAAGACGCAGGCAGGCCGAAGGGGCTGAAGATGCTGGAAGATGTCAGAAGGAATGTTTCAATTCCCATAGCCGCCATCGGCGGCATCACACCTGATACTGCGGCAAAGTTATTAAGTTCAGGCGCTGACGCAGTTGCGGTCGGCTCAGCCATACTCAGAGGAGATATAAAAAAGAATGTGGTCATCTTCTTATCAGCTATCAAAAATCACACAGTGATCTTATGA
- the accB gene encoding acetyl-CoA carboxylase biotin carboxyl carrier protein, whose translation MELDEIKKLIDLLKDTDVTEFSFEKDGTKCKIKKESHLRPAGAVQPMMQPALHAAPEPEKPAAAAAAEQNLVPVTSPIVGFFYPAPSPDAPPFVTVGSKVEKGQILCIVEAMKLMNEIESDTNGIIKKILPSNGQSVEYGETLFLIEPLS comes from the coding sequence ATGGAACTTGATGAAATAAAAAAACTGATAGACCTGCTGAAGGATACAGACGTAACGGAATTCTCCTTTGAAAAAGACGGGACAAAGTGCAAGATCAAGAAAGAGAGCCACCTTCGCCCTGCAGGAGCCGTGCAGCCGATGATGCAGCCGGCCCTTCATGCAGCGCCTGAACCTGAGAAACCGGCAGCTGCGGCAGCTGCGGAACAGAATCTTGTCCCTGTCACATCACCCATTGTTGGATTTTTCTATCCGGCTCCATCTCCCGATGCGCCTCCGTTTGTAACGGTAGGCAGCAAGGTTGAAAAAGGCCAGATACTCTGCATCGTTGAGGCCATGAAGCTCATGAACGAGATAGAGAGCGATACCAACGGAATAATCAAGAAGATACTCCCTTCAAACGGCCAGTCCGTTGAATACGGCGAGACACTCTTTCTCATCGAACCCCTTTCATGA
- a CDS encoding CvpA family protein has translation MNSFDIVILVIMGVTIASGIIKGLVKQVFSIVGIVAGYLLSVKLYEPVTNYFFGPDNSAARIVIFLSIFIFCIILAALSSKLIDRFMEAVGLSWANRIAGGGLGFLKGLLIVSVIAGVISTFVQSESDVLKKSVTLPYLLKVVDAANNIIPDNLQIRYRGSKEK, from the coding sequence ATGAACTCATTCGACATAGTCATTCTTGTAATAATGGGGGTCACTATTGCATCAGGCATTATCAAAGGCCTTGTGAAGCAGGTGTTCTCTATCGTCGGTATCGTTGCGGGATATCTTCTTTCGGTAAAACTGTATGAACCTGTCACAAACTATTTCTTCGGGCCGGATAACAGCGCCGCGAGAATAGTCATCTTTCTTTCTATTTTTATCTTCTGCATCATCCTTGCCGCGTTAAGCTCAAAGCTGATAGACAGGTTTATGGAAGCAGTCGGGCTAAGCTGGGCTAACCGCATCGCAGGAGGCGGGCTCGGATTTCTTAAAGGCCTTCTGATAGTCTCGGTTATCGCAGGGGTTATCTCAACATTCGTGCAGTCAGAGAGCGATGTGTTAAAGAAGTCTGTGACTCTTCCTTATCTGCTGAAGGTAGTGGATGCCGCAAATAATATTATCCCTGACAATCTTCAGATAAGGTACAGAGGAAGCAAAGAGAAGTAG
- a CDS encoding putative toxin-antitoxin system toxin component, PIN family, protein MRVVIDTNIFVSSFFGGNPKKITDFWKNEKITLCLSHAILNEYIDVLHRIGLKDEQELEELLSLFSRGFNILFTTKTPKIKIVMNDPDDDKFIECAAALKADVVISGDKEVLAVKEYMGIRILTPKQFLKNYQG, encoded by the coding sequence ATGAGGGTTGTTATTGATACAAACATCTTTGTCTCATCTTTTTTCGGCGGGAATCCAAAGAAGATAACAGACTTTTGGAAGAATGAAAAGATAACACTCTGCCTGTCTCATGCAATTTTAAATGAATATATAGACGTGCTTCACAGGATCGGCCTTAAGGACGAACAAGAACTTGAGGAACTGTTATCCCTTTTCTCAAGAGGTTTCAACATTCTGTTTACTACGAAAACACCAAAAATAAAGATTGTTATGAATGATCCTGATGATGATAAGTTCATCGAATGCGCTGCGGCATTAAAGGCAGATGTTGTTATATCCGGGGATAAAGAAGTCCTTGCAGTAAAGGAATACATGGGTATCAGGATATTGACACCAAAGCAGTTTTTGAAAAACTATCAGGGTTAG
- a CDS encoding ABC transporter ATP-binding protein: protein MENVLSVNNLTMDFGGIRALDHLSLNIKRGEILALIGPNGAGKTTFFNCITGLYEPSKGDIFISPPEQKREKINGLKPNIITKLGMARTFQNIRLFPNMTTLENVMIGRHCRTHSNIIGALFRGSSAMNEERETVKRSYEMLEKTGLGSYVNEAAKNLPYGAQRRLEIARALATEPFLLLLDEPAAGLNSSETQELDSMIKTIRDEDGIAILLIEHDMKLVMSISDRIAVMDYGKKIAEGTPDEIRNNSVVIKAYLGEEFVA, encoded by the coding sequence ATGGAAAACGTGCTCTCAGTAAATAATCTGACTATGGATTTCGGCGGGATAAGGGCACTCGACCATCTCAGTCTTAATATTAAGAGGGGCGAAATACTTGCGCTTATCGGCCCAAACGGTGCAGGCAAGACAACTTTCTTCAACTGTATAACCGGATTATATGAACCATCAAAAGGAGATATCTTCATATCGCCGCCTGAACAAAAGAGAGAGAAGATAAACGGGCTGAAGCCGAACATCATTACAAAGCTTGGCATGGCGCGTACATTTCAGAATATCCGCCTCTTCCCGAATATGACAACGCTTGAGAATGTTATGATAGGCCGCCACTGCCGGACTCATTCAAACATTATCGGTGCTCTCTTCAGAGGCAGCTCTGCAATGAATGAAGAGAGGGAAACGGTCAAAAGAAGTTACGAGATGCTTGAGAAGACAGGTTTAGGTTCATATGTGAATGAGGCTGCAAAGAACCTTCCCTACGGCGCGCAGAGGCGGCTTGAGATCGCGCGAGCCCTTGCAACGGAGCCTTTTCTTCTGCTTCTTGACGAGCCTGCGGCAGGGCTCAACAGCAGTGAGACTCAGGAGCTTGACAGTATGATAAAGACGATACGGGATGAAGATGGCATAGCCATTCTTCTTATTGAGCATGATATGAAGCTTGTGATGAGCATCTCCGACCGCATAGCTGTCATGGATTACGGCAAGAAGATAGCAGAAGGCACGCCGGATGAGATAAGGAATAACTCTGTCGTCATAAAGGCATATCTTGGAGAGGAATTCGTTGCTTAA
- a CDS encoding ribbon-helix-helix protein, CopG family, with product MSTQMIIRIDDEVKSRLNKLARIEGKTTSEVVRELIEERIKERDIGAYVEDLWSRIGIKLRSKGVTPSTINKAIKASRKKLA from the coding sequence ATGTCAACTCAGATGATCATAAGGATAGACGATGAGGTCAAGAGCAGGCTTAATAAGCTTGCCAGGATAGAAGGCAAGACTACAAGCGAGGTGGTACGGGAGCTTATAGAAGAGCGTATAAAGGAACGCGACATCGGCGCATATGTTGAGGACCTTTGGAGCAGGATCGGAATTAAATTGAGATCAAAAGGAGTAACGCCCTCGACGATAAATAAGGCGATTAAGGCATCGCGGAAGAAACTGGCATGA
- a CDS encoding branched-chain amino acid ABC transporter permease has protein sequence MINITEIKRSLLASIWFMFLTFPIMVIRVNPLENAIEWRWWNMAFVGGGSFLLSFLWRWMIKRKEADVQSEASGEAAGITIFYKFKKTAFFIPSVIAFILLTALFPFLFSTYQVNILTTALMYAVLGLGLNIVVGLAGLLDLGYVAFYAVGAYSYALLNLHFGLGFWTVLPVGALLGALFGILLGFPVLRLRGDYLAIVTLGFGEIIRLILENWNAFSFGPSGIANIPRPSFFGIELSLQSTTTYIYFLMIGLTVFTIIVVNRLSDSRIGRAWLALREDETACQAMGIDKTKTKLSAFALGATWAGMMGVMFAAKTTFINPASFTFHESAIILCIVVLGGMGSIVGVITAALILILLPEYLRAFSEYRMIVFGAVLVIMMVFRPQGLISNVRRTYKFEKADD, from the coding sequence ATGATCAATATCACTGAAATAAAAAGATCGCTTCTCGCATCCATTTGGTTCATGTTCCTGACATTTCCCATTATGGTGATACGGGTCAATCCGCTTGAGAATGCCATTGAATGGAGATGGTGGAATATGGCGTTTGTCGGGGGAGGGAGCTTCTTATTATCTTTTCTATGGAGATGGATGATAAAGAGGAAAGAAGCGGACGTTCAAAGTGAAGCATCAGGAGAGGCGGCAGGTATTACAATATTTTATAAATTCAAGAAGACGGCTTTCTTTATCCCGTCTGTTATAGCTTTTATATTATTGACCGCATTATTTCCATTCCTCTTTTCAACTTATCAGGTAAATATATTGACCACCGCGCTGATGTACGCTGTGCTCGGGCTCGGACTTAATATAGTTGTCGGGCTTGCCGGTCTGCTTGACCTCGGATATGTTGCATTCTACGCTGTGGGCGCTTACAGTTACGCGCTTCTTAATCTTCACTTCGGACTTGGTTTCTGGACCGTCCTGCCTGTCGGGGCCTTACTTGGCGCTCTCTTCGGCATACTGCTCGGATTTCCGGTGCTTCGCCTGAGAGGTGATTACCTTGCGATAGTGACGCTCGGCTTCGGCGAGATCATAAGGTTGATACTTGAGAACTGGAATGCGTTCTCATTCGGGCCGAGCGGGATAGCAAATATTCCGAGGCCTTCCTTCTTCGGCATTGAGTTATCACTTCAGTCTACGACAACATATATCTACTTCCTGATGATCGGACTTACGGTCTTTACCATTATCGTTGTTAACAGGCTTTCGGACTCGCGCATAGGCAGGGCATGGCTTGCGTTGCGGGAGGATGAGACAGCCTGCCAGGCGATGGGCATAGACAAGACAAAGACAAAACTCTCTGCATTCGCCCTCGGCGCGACATGGGCGGGCATGATGGGAGTGATGTTCGCGGCAAAGACGACATTTATAAATCCTGCCAGCTTCACATTTCATGAATCAGCGATAATCTTGTGCATCGTAGTGCTCGGCGGTATGGGCTCGATAGTCGGGGTTATCACAGCGGCTTTAATTCTTATACTCCTGCCGGAGTACCTGAGGGCTTTCTCTGAATACAGGATGATAGTCTTCGGCGCTGTGCTTGTCATCATGATGGTATTCAGGCCGCAGGGGTTAATAAGCAATGTGCGGCGTACTTATAAATTTGAAAAGGCGGATGATTAA
- the accC gene encoding acetyl-CoA carboxylase biotin carboxylase subunit, giving the protein MKLFNKVLIANRGEIAVRIIRTCRELGISTAAVYSDADRNALHVRLADESVCIGPASSTHSYLNIPAIITAAEITDSEAIHPGYGFLAENAQFVEACNASNITFIGPSAKNIRAGGDKANARQLMKQHNVPVVPGSDNPVLSEEDAVEVAKKIGFPLIIKASAGGGGKGMRVVNDESEVVKMFHTAQKEALAAFGNGELYIEKFITEMKHIEVQILADNKGKIIHLGERDCSIQRRHQKLLEEAPFIFSDKAFTAKLGQAAIAAARAFKYRNAGTIEFIYDKDGSIYFMEINTRVQVEHPVTEMVTGIDIIKEQIKLAAGLPLSYKQSDIRFTGHCIECRINAEDPEKFIPSPGKITLFIPPGGRGVRVDTAAYTGWTVPPHYDSLIAKLIVHGRDRADAINKLRNALKEFIVEGIKTTIPLHLKILENPEFIAGNFNTDFLEKNLNPRKPLITDTVEDTLQ; this is encoded by the coding sequence ATGAAACTCTTCAATAAGGTCTTAATAGCAAACAGGGGCGAAATCGCAGTAAGGATAATCAGGACCTGCCGCGAGCTCGGCATAAGCACTGCCGCAGTATACTCTGACGCCGACAGGAACGCGCTTCATGTAAGGCTCGCTGACGAGTCTGTATGCATAGGCCCGGCCTCTTCCACGCACAGCTATCTCAATATTCCCGCGATCATAACCGCTGCCGAGATCACAGATTCCGAAGCAATTCATCCGGGCTATGGCTTCCTTGCGGAGAATGCCCAATTTGTTGAGGCATGCAACGCCTCAAATATCACATTCATAGGCCCGTCAGCAAAAAATATCCGAGCTGGCGGCGACAAGGCAAATGCAAGGCAGCTGATGAAGCAGCATAATGTACCTGTAGTTCCTGGAAGCGATAACCCTGTCCTGAGCGAAGAAGACGCGGTCGAAGTGGCAAAGAAGATCGGCTTCCCTCTTATCATAAAGGCCTCGGCAGGCGGCGGCGGCAAAGGCATGCGCGTGGTGAATGATGAGAGCGAGGTGGTGAAGATGTTCCATACAGCGCAGAAAGAAGCGCTTGCGGCATTCGGCAACGGCGAGCTTTACATAGAGAAGTTCATCACTGAGATGAAGCATATCGAGGTACAGATATTAGCTGACAATAAAGGCAAGATAATACACCTCGGAGAGCGTGACTGCTCCATACAGAGAAGGCATCAGAAGCTCCTTGAAGAGGCGCCTTTCATCTTTTCCGATAAAGCATTTACTGCGAAGTTAGGGCAGGCTGCGATCGCTGCTGCCAGGGCTTTCAAGTACAGAAATGCCGGGACGATAGAATTTATCTATGACAAGGACGGAAGCATCTACTTCATGGAGATAAATACCAGAGTACAGGTGGAGCATCCAGTGACCGAGATGGTGACCGGCATTGACATTATCAAAGAGCAGATAAAGCTTGCAGCAGGCCTTCCGCTTTCTTATAAACAGTCTGACATCAGATTTACAGGCCATTGCATCGAGTGCAGGATAAATGCCGAAGACCCGGAGAAGTTCATTCCGTCACCGGGCAAGATAACGCTCTTCATCCCGCCGGGAGGCCGCGGAGTAAGGGTAGATACAGCAGCATATACAGGCTGGACAGTTCCGCCCCACTATGATTCTCTCATAGCAAAGCTCATAGTTCACGGCAGAGACAGGGCCGATGCAATAAACAAGCTCAGGAACGCGCTCAAAGAATTCATTGTAGAAGGCATCAAGACGACGATACCTCTGCATCTCAAAATACTTGAAAATCCGGAATTTATCGCAGGAAACTTTAATACTGATTTTCTTGAGAAAAACCTAAACCCCAGGAAGCCGCTCATTACTGATACTGTTGAAGATACACTTCAATAA
- a CDS encoding branched-chain amino acid ABC transporter substrate-binding protein: MRKLFIRFSFAFAVLIFAYLSLSSSAYTAESIKLGIAGAHSGDLASYGLPSVNAAELVIKDINAKGGVLGRKVELLIEDDVCKPEIAANTAAKLISLHADVVMGHICSGATKAALGIYRDSKIVLMSPSATNPPLTQSGDYPNFFRTIASDDAQAKLEVDFALNTLKVKKIAVLHDKGDYGKGLAEFAKKFLEDSGKAEVVLFEGITPGAVDYSAVVQKIKRSGAEAVIFGGYHPEASKIVTLMRKKKMNTYFISDDGVKDDTFIKVAGQYAEGVYATGPKDVSKNPLALKANSDHKAAYGTDPGAFFLNAYAATQALMNAIQKAGSTDYAAVTKALRTEFVDTPLGRIRFDERGDAVGVGFSMYKVNKGGYEEVK; this comes from the coding sequence ATGAGGAAGCTTTTCATCAGGTTTTCTTTCGCTTTTGCAGTTCTAATTTTTGCCTATTTAAGCCTCTCTTCATCAGCATATACCGCCGAGAGCATAAAGCTCGGCATAGCCGGCGCTCACAGCGGCGACCTTGCTTCATACGGACTGCCGTCTGTAAATGCTGCTGAACTTGTTATCAAGGATATAAATGCAAAAGGCGGGGTACTCGGCAGAAAGGTTGAGCTGTTGATCGAAGATGATGTGTGCAAACCTGAGATTGCTGCCAACACAGCGGCAAAGCTGATCTCTCTGCATGCGGATGTTGTGATGGGGCATATATGCAGCGGCGCCACAAAGGCAGCGCTTGGGATATACAGAGATTCTAAGATAGTTCTTATGTCTCCGTCCGCCACCAACCCTCCGCTCACGCAGAGCGGCGACTATCCCAACTTCTTCCGCACAATAGCATCTGATGACGCGCAGGCAAAGCTTGAGGTTGATTTTGCTCTCAATACGCTTAAGGTAAAGAAGATAGCCGTGCTTCATGACAAGGGAGATTACGGCAAGGGGCTTGCAGAGTTCGCAAAGAAGTTCCTTGAGGATTCAGGCAAAGCAGAGGTCGTGCTGTTTGAAGGCATTACTCCGGGCGCGGTCGACTACTCCGCTGTTGTACAGAAGATCAAACGTTCAGGCGCTGAAGCTGTCATATTCGGCGGTTACCACCCCGAGGCTTCAAAGATCGTCACGCTCATGAGAAAGAAGAAGATGAATACATACTTCATCTCTGACGACGGCGTAAAGGATGACACATTCATCAAGGTCGCAGGGCAGTACGCAGAGGGAGTTTACGCTACAGGCCCGAAGGATGTCTCAAAGAACCCGCTCGCGCTCAAGGCAAACAGCGACCATAAGGCAGCGTATGGAACAGACCCCGGCGCATTTTTTCTGAATGCATATGCAGCGACACAGGCGCTTATGAACGCCATCCAAAAGGCAGGCTCCACAGATTATGCAGCGGTCACAAAAGCACTGAGAACTGAGTTTGTTGATACTCCGCTCGGGAGGATACGCTTTGATGAACGAGGCGACGCAGTGGGTGTCGGCTTCTCGATGTATAAGGTGAATAAGGGGGGGTATGAGGAAGTTAAGTAG
- a CDS encoding ABC transporter ATP-binding protein, with the protein MLKLVDVRTYYGNIQALKGVNIKISEGEIITLIGANGAGKTTTLMSISGVVPPQSGEILFSGKSIHKMSPDKIVSFGISQVPEGRHIFPQLTVMENLRMGAFLRKDRDGIRKDLEYIFGLFPILTSRWHQAGGTLSGGEQQMLAISRALMARPKLLLLDEPSLGLAPMIVKQIFEIIIKINSEHGTTVFLVEQNANLALQTAHRGYVMENGSVVLEGTAGELLSNGDVKKAYLGL; encoded by the coding sequence TTGCTTAAGCTTGTTGATGTCAGAACATATTATGGAAATATTCAGGCGCTCAAGGGCGTTAATATCAAGATCTCCGAGGGAGAGATAATAACACTTATCGGCGCAAACGGAGCCGGCAAGACCACAACCCTGATGTCGATCTCAGGCGTTGTTCCTCCACAATCAGGCGAGATACTCTTCTCCGGCAAGTCCATTCATAAGATGAGTCCTGATAAGATCGTATCATTCGGTATATCACAGGTGCCCGAAGGACGACATATATTCCCGCAGCTGACCGTAATGGAAAACCTGCGCATGGGCGCTTTTCTACGCAAGGACAGAGACGGCATCAGGAAAGACCTTGAATATATATTCGGCCTCTTTCCGATACTCACATCAAGGTGGCATCAGGCAGGAGGAACTCTGAGCGGCGGGGAGCAGCAGATGTTAGCCATATCAAGGGCGCTCATGGCAAGGCCGAAACTGCTGCTGCTTGATGAGCCTTCTCTCGGTCTTGCTCCAATGATAGTAAAACAGATATTTGAGATCATAATAAAGATCAACTCAGAGCATGGAACTACCGTATTTCTTGTTGAACAGAACGCTAACCTGGCGCTTCAGACGGCTCACAGGGGATATGTAATGGAGAATGGCAGTGTGGTTCTTGAGGGAACAGCCGGTGAACTGCTTTCCAATGGAGATGTCAAGAAGGCATATCTCGGCCTTTAA